The DNA segment CGCTGACGCGCGAGAAACTGCGAGGTATTACCCAATGGGTTTGCCAAAAGGTCTGTCACGAGTGCTGTCCTTGCAGAAGTAGGCGGGCGTGCCTCATAGGGAGGCGGGCTTGCCCCGCGATGAGTCCGCGTCGTGACGGACTCGATCGCGGGCCAAGCCCGCTCCCACGAGGTACTTAACTGCCTTGAAGATCAGGCATCAAACGTTCGGGCAAGGCACCGGCGCCCAGTCACCCATGTCTGGGTTGCGGCACATACCGTTGACCTGATCCTGGCCAGCCTTGGCCACTTGCTGGGCCTCGGTTTTCTTGCTGGTGGCGTTCTGCAGGGTCTTCTCGGTAGCGACGGCTTCTTTCGGCACGTCAGGCAGCTTGGTCTTCTTCACCGCCTTGGCCTTCTTGCCGGTGGTCGCGGCTTTCGGCGATTCGGCCGCTGCCACCACGGTCACATCGGCGCGCTGTACACCCACCTGCTTGAGGTCCTGCTCGTAGGCTTGGGTGTAGTTGTTGAGGTTCTCACCCAGGCGACCGCTGACAGCGCTGATCAGGTTGTTCGACTCTTGCAGGCCAGCGACGATCTCGGCCAGGCGCTTGCGCCCTTCGGTGTCATTGATGCGGTTGGCCTTGCGCCCATCCATGAGGTTGGCGAACTCGCGCTGGTAGCAGCTCTGCGAAGCCTTGGCGTAAGTGGTGGTACGGTCCATGTCGGCCGCGCTCTTGTCGATGTCGGTAGCGTACGAGGCGATGCGCTGCTTATCGTCGCTGATCTGTTTCTGACGCTCGGTGTAGTAGCCCGCCGCGCCACCGACCAGGGCACCGCCTGCGGCACCAATCGCGGCATTGCGGCCGCGCTTGTCACCGTCGACCAGGGCGCCGGTCAGCGCGCCGCCGACCGCGCCGAGCAGGGCACCGGTGGCGACCGACTTGGTCATGTCGGAGTCGGTGGAGCGCAGGTGCTGCACAGGCTCGTAGCAGCTTGGGTAGTACTCGACCTTGGTGCTGGCACCGACCTTGGAGACCGGCGAGCCAGCACAGCCGGCCAACAGTACGGTGCTGAAGCCTGCGGCCAGGAGCAGTGCGGTACGGGCCTGGGTGGCATTGATCAGAGCGTTACGGGTGAAAAGCATGGTCAGGTTCTCGCTTGGGTTGTACAGGTCCGGGTGGCGTCATGCCGCCCGGGATGGCTTGCTTGCATTGCAGTCGTTCAAGGGCGCGGGGCGGCCGATGCCAGCAGCTCCTTGAGGATCGTCGCCGGATCGGCCCGCCGTTGCTGGCGGTACTCCCCGACGTGGCGGACGAACAGGGTGGCGCGGCTCTCCAGGCTCTTGCCCAGGACCGGCTTGAGATTGAGTTCTTGCTTGACCCGCTGGAACTGCGCCTGGATCACCGCGTCGGTGTAGCGCGTGCCGCTGGCCAGGTTGTCGATATAGATCGCCACCGCGCCATCGAGGGCGCTGCGGCCGTTGGCGATGGCGGCGCCGTACATGCGCGCGCTGGTCTGATCGCCAGCCGCTTGCGCCTTGGCCTGGGTGTTGCGCAGGTTGGTCAGGCGAATGTTGTAGTTGTTGATGGTTTCGGCCACCAGGGCTGCGGACTGGATCAAGTTGCCGGCGGCCTCCTCGCGCTGCTGGGCGATCAGCGAGACGTTGCGCTTGAGCTCTTCATTGACCAGGCCCAGCTCGGCTTGCAGGCGCGGGTCGGTGGCGCTGGCGATGATCCCGTCCAGGCGCTTGGTCGGGTCCTGAGCGTCATCGATGGCATCGGTCAGGCTGGCCAGGCGACCCTCCTTTTGCCACTGCTCGAACAGTTCCTGATAACGCGAACGCGGCGCCGACAGCGCGCCAATGGCCAGGCGAAAACCGGTGGTCTCGTTGCGCTGCTCGGTGCCGTCGGCGCCAAACAGCGGGTACTCCCGGCGCATGCCAGTGAACAAAGTGCCCTCGCCTTCCAGGTAGTTGCCGCCCTTGACCACGAAGCCGCCATAAGCGCCCTGGCGGCGCCCGGCATGGACCAGCTGGAACGACTCCTGCACCATCTCCGCAGCGTTGCCGATCACATCGAACAAGCCCAACGGGTTAGGCAACTTGGTGCCGATTGGCAACAGTCGCGCAGCCTGGCCTGTGCCGCCGGCGACCTGGTTGAACACCGCCCAGTCGGCCAACGGCCCTTCGCTGTCGCTGCCCTCGACTTTGCGCGGGAACAAGCGGCCCTCCAGCTCCTGGCGACTGACCAGCGAGCCACCGCGCGCGGCGAACTCCCACTCCACCTCGGTCGGCAGGCGCACGAAGCCAGTGCCGCCATCTTCGGCTTTGCTACCACGGCCACTGACCGGCAACAGCGCGCGGTGATGCTGCATCAGCCAGGCGCTGTACACCGCAGCGAAACGCTCGGCCTCAAAGCGCGACAGCTTGACCTTGGGCAGGCGCCCGGCCATGTCGGTGACTGGCGCGCACGCCGGCGGCTGCTCGCCACTGGCCAGCGCCTGGGCCTGGGCCATCACCTGGGCATACTGGCGGGCGGTGACTTCGTACTTGCCGATGAAATACATCATCGGTTTGAGCGGGCTTTTCGCGTCGACCTTGGGCAGGTTCGGCGAGACCTGCTGTTGCCACTGCGGGGCCAAGTCGGCCAGGCTGAACTGACCGTTGATGAAGTCGCGCCGATAGCCAGAAATGAACGACTGCTTGTAGCCCGCCTCGCCTTCGCTGAAGGGGTAACCCAGGCTCACCTCACGATCGTCGAGGCTGCCTTGGGCCAATACATAGACAGGGCGGAAGACGATTTCGCCGCCACAGGGCAGCGGCAGGCTGACATCTCCGGCCAAGGGTTTGGGGTTGTCCAACTTGTCAGCGGCGAGCGGCTGGCCAGTTTCAGCCTTGGCAGCTGCCTTGGGCTGTTCATCCTCTGCCTGAGAGCAGGCGCCCAGGCTGAGGGTGGCTAGGATCAGGGCCAGCGCCCCGAGGCGAAATTCAGACATCACGGATTCCTTCGCAAGCATCGATCCGCGCCACCCGCCAGCCACCCAGGGCGGCAGCCAAGGTGCTGGCCGAGAGGACGGCGAGCAGCGCGACGAGGTAGTGCAGGGGCAGCAGATGGCTGGCGTACTCGCCCGGCACCTGGGTGAACATTCGGTTCAGGCCGAGCTCGGCCAGGGCATACAACAGGCCGCCAAGGGCCGCGGCGAACACCCCGCTGTACAACGCCTGGAGCACCACGAACAGCAGCAGTGCGCCAGTGCCGAAGCCAAGCAGGCGTAGCACCGCCAACTCGCGCTGCTTGCGCTCGACCGCCGCCACCGCGCCTGCGCCGATGGCGGCGGTAGCACCAACGACAGCCAGGGCCGCGATGATCCAGAACACCAGGTCAAGGTTGCGGCTCAGCGACTGCACCTGGGCGATCTGCGCCGCCTGGGTCGACACCAGCCATTTGCGCTCGGCAAAGTACTGGCGCAGCGGCTCGACATCGTTCAGCGAGCGGGCATACAGGCGAAACGCCGGATACACCCGCTGGGTGGCATTGGCCTCGCGCTCACCGGCCCAGTCCAGGGCAGGCACGGCGCGGCCATCGCGATAATCTTCGGCGGCCTCCAGCAGCGTCAGCGAGGCAAATAGTCCATCGCGTTCAAAGGCTGCCAGCGGCAACACCGCCAGCACCTGCAGCTCGCTCTGGCGCCATTGCAACTGCCCCGCCTGCTGGCGGCTGAAGCTGGCCAGTAGCGAGTCACCGGCCTTGACCCCAAGCTTTTCTGCCGCAGTGAAGCTGAGCACCGCTTGTTGCAGGCCGGTTGGCACTGGCGCCCCTTGCAGCAACGGGTCACCGTCAGCGGTGGGAAGCATTTCCACCGTCACCGCACGGCCCTGTGCCGGTAGCCGCAACTCGGCTGTCGCGGCGATCTGCCGGGTCCGGGCAATGGCGAATGCCACCTCCTCGCGGGTAGCCAGATTGGCGATGAACGCGGCATCGAAACGACCACCGCCCAAGGGGATGATTTCGCGCACGCCAGGATCGCGCTGCAAGCGCTCGGTCAGGCTGCCGACCAAGCCGAACTTGAGCCCGAACAGCACCAGCAGCGGCGCAATCACCGCCACCAGCGCCAACACGCTGCAGGCCGACAGCCGTGCATCGCTGCGATAGTCCTGCCAGGCCAGGCTGGCGATCAGCAGCGGGCGCATCAGGCGGCCCTGCCCAAGGTCGCCGTGACACCACCATCGGCATCGCGCCGACAGCTCATGCGCAGCACCCGCAGGCCAGCGTCACGGGCCAGCTGTTCGTCGTGCGTGGCGATCACGCAGGTCACCCGGCGTGCCTCGGCCTGACGCAGCAACAGGCCCATGACCCGCTCGGCGTTGAGCGGATCCAGCGCCGCCGTCGGCTCATCGGCCAACAGCAGCACCGGCTGATGGGCCAGGGCGCGGGCGCAACTGACGCGCTGGCGTTGGCCGAGCGACAACGCCCCCGGGCGCTTTTCCAACTGGTCGTGGACATCCAGCGCTTGCGCCAGGCGCTCGACACTGCCGTCCTCGTCCAGCCCCAGCAGTTGCCGAGGCAGGCGAATATTGCCGCGCACATCGAGAAAGCCCAACAGCCCACCGGCCTGCAACACATAGCCCAGATGGCGGCTACGCAAGGCGGCCAGACGGTCGAGCCGATGACTGCGCCAGAGCCCGGCGATATCTTCCTCGCGGCCATCGAGGGCGAGGCCGAATGCCTGCGCAGCATCAGGTTCGAGCACCAGCGCGAGCAGGTCGAGCAAGGTGCTTTTGCCACAGCCACTGGGGCCGACCAACGCCACCCGCTCACCCGCCGACAAGCACAGCCGCTCGATCTCCAGGCTGTAGCGCTGGCTACCCTCGCCACGCGTCTTGCGCACCTCGTGCAGGTTGATCATCACGGCAGCGTCGACAGCGGGACACGATACAAGGCGTCACCCGGCTCGGCGTTGCCGAAACGCACCCAGTTGGCCATGTCGTTGTGGAAGGTTTCGTAGAGACGGATCTTCGAGTCGAGCTCGTCGATGAAGTCTTGCTGCTCGGCGACCGACAGCGACAGCCATAGGTCCTGGCTCATGCTCAGCGACTTGCTGCGGTACGGCAGCCCTTCCAGGTACTCGCCGAGCACACCGCTCTGGGCCAGATTGGTGCCCTTGCTCAGTGCCCCAGGATCGCGGCTCATGTAGGCACTGGCGCTGGCGATCTCATTGAAGAAATCGCCAGGCGAGCTACGGGTCTTGCGCGCGGCATCGACGATCAGCTTGAGCGACTGCTGCAAATCGTTGAGCTGCAGCTTGGTCAGCATCACGCACACCTGCAAGGTGGGCAGCGCAGGGTTGGTCAGGTCGCGGTCGGCGGTCCAGGCGCTGACCAGTTGCGGCGCCTGGCTGGCGCTTTGGCGGCCAAGGAAATCCATGTGCATGGCATAGCCGATGGCCTGCGACTTGGCAGCCAGGCTCGACGCCGAGGTCAGCAATGGCACCGGCTGGGGCTGCTGGCTACGCACCTGGTGGACCAACTCGGCGAAGGTCGAGCCGATCTCGCGCACGCGCTCGCCAAAGGCGTTGACGTCACCGCCGGGCACCGACACATACAGGTCGCCGATCTGCGGGTTGCTGTCGGCCGTCAGCACCCGGTACTGCTGCTCGGCGCCTGCATGATTCTTCTGCCCCGCCGGGGTGCGCAAGTGCAGGGCGTAGATCTTGATCTGCTTGCTCAAGGCGGCCTGGCGCACCTCGGCCTCGTTCATCTGGGTGCTGCTGTAGGGGTCGTTCTTGCGCAGCGCGCCGGCATCGCTGACCAACAGCACGATGCGCCCGCCATAGCCGTTCCAGTCCATGCCTTCAACGGCCTGCATGACCCCGGCAAAGGCATCTTCATTGAACGAGTGACTGGACACGCTGGTGGCCTTCACTTGCGCCGCAGCCTTGAGGAAGCGCGCCGGATC comes from the Pseudomonas urmiensis genome and includes:
- a CDS encoding formylglycine-generating enzyme family protein, which codes for MSEFRLGALALILATLSLGACSQAEDEQPKAAAKAETGQPLAADKLDNPKPLAGDVSLPLPCGGEIVFRPVYVLAQGSLDDREVSLGYPFSEGEAGYKQSFISGYRRDFINGQFSLADLAPQWQQQVSPNLPKVDAKSPLKPMMYFIGKYEVTARQYAQVMAQAQALASGEQPPACAPVTDMAGRLPKVKLSRFEAERFAAVYSAWLMQHHRALLPVSGRGSKAEDGGTGFVRLPTEVEWEFAARGGSLVSRQELEGRLFPRKVEGSDSEGPLADWAVFNQVAGGTGQAARLLPIGTKLPNPLGLFDVIGNAAEMVQESFQLVHAGRRQGAYGGFVVKGGNYLEGEGTLFTGMRREYPLFGADGTEQRNETTGFRLAIGALSAPRSRYQELFEQWQKEGRLASLTDAIDDAQDPTKRLDGIIASATDPRLQAELGLVNEELKRNVSLIAQQREEAAGNLIQSAALVAETINNYNIRLTNLRNTQAKAQAAGDQTSARMYGAAIANGRSALDGAVAIYIDNLASGTRYTDAVIQAQFQRVKQELNLKPVLGKSLESRATLFVRHVGEYRQQRRADPATILKELLASAAPRP
- the tagQ gene encoding type VI secretion system-associated lipoprotein TagQ, translated to MLFTRNALINATQARTALLLAAGFSTVLLAGCAGSPVSKVGASTKVEYYPSCYEPVQHLRSTDSDMTKSVATGALLGAVGGALTGALVDGDKRGRNAAIGAAGGALVGGAAGYYTERQKQISDDKQRIASYATDIDKSAADMDRTTTYAKASQSCYQREFANLMDGRKANRINDTEGRKRLAEIVAGLQESNNLISAVSGRLGENLNNYTQAYEQDLKQVGVQRADVTVVAAAESPKAATTGKKAKAVKKTKLPDVPKEAVATEKTLQNATSKKTEAQQVAKAGQDQVNGMCRNPDMGDWAPVPCPNV
- a CDS encoding ABC transporter permease translates to MRPLLIASLAWQDYRSDARLSACSVLALVAVIAPLLVLFGLKFGLVGSLTERLQRDPGVREIIPLGGGRFDAAFIANLATREEVAFAIARTRQIAATAELRLPAQGRAVTVEMLPTADGDPLLQGAPVPTGLQQAVLSFTAAEKLGVKAGDSLLASFSRQQAGQLQWRQSELQVLAVLPLAAFERDGLFASLTLLEAAEDYRDGRAVPALDWAGEREANATQRVYPAFRLYARSLNDVEPLRQYFAERKWLVSTQAAQIAQVQSLSRNLDLVFWIIAALAVVGATAAIGAGAVAAVERKQRELAVLRLLGFGTGALLLFVVLQALYSGVFAAALGGLLYALAELGLNRMFTQVPGEYASHLLPLHYLVALLAVLSASTLAAALGGWRVARIDACEGIRDV
- a CDS encoding ABC transporter ATP-binding protein, with amino-acid sequence MINLHEVRKTRGEGSQRYSLEIERLCLSAGERVALVGPSGCGKSTLLDLLALVLEPDAAQAFGLALDGREEDIAGLWRSHRLDRLAALRSRHLGYVLQAGGLLGFLDVRGNIRLPRQLLGLDEDGSVERLAQALDVHDQLEKRPGALSLGQRQRVSCARALAHQPVLLLADEPTAALDPLNAERVMGLLLRQAEARRVTCVIATHDEQLARDAGLRVLRMSCRRDADGGVTATLGRAA